TCATTTTAATCAGTCGATATAAAAATATTTAACATTTATTGTGTGAATAACAGCGTGTACAATGATATGGAATTTCACGTCGTTATAAAAGAGAGAGAATACTATGATTCTATCAAAGGGTTTTTGGCAAACTTATAAAGAAGTGCCAGCAGATGCAACAATTGCATCACACCAGCTAATGATGAGAGCGGGCTTAATTCATAAGTCAGCAGCTGGGTTATATAATTATCTGCCAATGGGGTATCGATCGATTCGCAAAGTAGAGCAAATTGTTCGTGAAGAAATGGATAAGGCCGGATGCTATGAAATGCTAATGTCTGTAGTTACTCCGGGTGAGCTTTGGCAAGAAACTGGCCGTTGGGACAAAATGGGTGGAGAGATGCTTAAGTTTAAAGATAAAGCAGATCGCGACCTATGTATCTCGCCGACGAATGAAGAGGCGATCACTGATGTTTTTAGAAAAACAATAAAATCATATAAAGATTTACCTCTTTCTCTTTATCAAATTAATACAAAATTTCGTGATGAAATTAGACCACGTTTTGGCTTAATGCGCGGACGTGAATTCGTTATGAAAGATGCTTATACTTTCCATGCCTCAAAAGAATGCTTGGATGAAGTTTATGACAGAATGTATGAAGCCTATGAGAATGTTTTTAATCGTCTAGGGCTTGAATTTTCTGCCGTTGTTGCTGATGGTGGAGCAATGGCCGATGGTGAAGCTAAAACTCATGAATTTCAAGTAATTGCGGATGCTGGTGAAGATGCTATTATCTATTCGAATGAAGCAGATTATGCAGCTAATATTGAGACTGCAAAGACATTAAGAAAAGTTGATAGTGCTTCAAAAACAGATGATATGGCCGAAGTAGCAACACCAGGTAAAGCAACTATTAAAGAGGTATGCGAGTTCCTAGGAAAGAAAGAATATCATTCAATCAAGTCTCTTGTTTATAAAGCAAAAAATGATGAAGATGAGGTTTTTGTTTTAGCTCTTCTTTTAGGTGATGATGAATTAAATGAATTAAAGCTTGAAAAAGTTTATCCAGGACGTGACTTAATTGCGGCAACTGATAGTGAATTAAAAACTCTTGGACTTGAAAAAGGTTTCATTGGACCAGTTGGAATTGATATATTAGAAATCGTATTCGATACACAAATTGATTTAGATGGAGCTTACGTTGTTGGTGCAAATAAAGTCGATATGCACTTAGAGAACTTTGTTGCAAATGAACAGCTTAAAGATATTAAAACTGCCGATCTTAGGCTTGCCTGTTCTGGTGATTTTACGTTGGACGGAAAACATCAGGTAGAACTTAAAAGAGGGATCGAAGTAGGACATATTTTTCAGCTTGGTGACAAGTACACGAAGGGAATGGGTGTGACTATTCTCGATCAAAATGGAAAGGCTACAACACCTTTAATGGGGTGTTACGGAATTGGTGTCACTCGTTTAGTTGCAGCAGCAATTGAGCAAAACCATGATGAAAACGGAATCATTT
The DNA window shown above is from Bacteriovorax sp. BAL6_X and carries:
- a CDS encoding proline--tRNA ligase; the encoded protein is MILSKGFWQTYKEVPADATIASHQLMMRAGLIHKSAAGLYNYLPMGYRSIRKVEQIVREEMDKAGCYEMLMSVVTPGELWQETGRWDKMGGEMLKFKDKADRDLCISPTNEEAITDVFRKTIKSYKDLPLSLYQINTKFRDEIRPRFGLMRGREFVMKDAYTFHASKECLDEVYDRMYEAYENVFNRLGLEFSAVVADGGAMADGEAKTHEFQVIADAGEDAIIYSNEADYAANIETAKTLRKVDSASKTDDMAEVATPGKATIKEVCEFLGKKEYHSIKSLVYKAKNDEDEVFVLALLLGDDELNELKLEKVYPGRDLIAATDSELKTLGLEKGFIGPVGIDILEIVFDTQIDLDGAYVVGANKVDMHLENFVANEQLKDIKTADLRLACSGDFTLDGKHQVELKRGIEVGHIFQLGDKYTKGMGVTILDQNGKATTPLMGCYGIGVTRLVAAAIEQNHDENGIIWPAAIAPYNLSFVAITKSDEYKEKANELHKKLVEAGLEVVYDDRKAGPGFKFKDADLLGLPLQVVLGERDHKEDGLLEIRVRRTGEKIKISEDELIVKVNELLKDL